The Papio anubis isolate 15944 chromosome 2, Panubis1.0, whole genome shotgun sequence region ATCAGGTCCAGAAATGTATAAGAAGAACTATACACCTCACTTGGGTTTATTACAATTTTGCAAAGCCGGTTCAGCATTTGAAAATCAGCTATTGTAATCCACCATCTCAATAGGCTAAAGAAACAAATTCATATGATGATATCACTTAATgcggaaaaagcatttgacaaaacccaaGACCTAGTCACTATAAAAATTCTTGGctgccaggggtggtggctcatgcctttaatcttaacactttgggatcATCTCACTCATGGGGCGTGCATTCcactcatttatttctcagaggatccagacgtggtggctcacgcctataatcccagttacttgggaggctgaggcatgagaagcacttgaacctgggaggcggaaattgcagcgagccaagatcgcaccactgcactccagccttggcaaaagagcaagactccatctcaatacatacatacataaaaataaaaaaaaataaaatccagtctTACTATTGGACCAAGTCACTGCCTCTTTCTCTGTTGGGCAGAAGCAAATGAGGAGGTGAGAGAATGATAGGTTCTTTCTTTCCCATCCTTTGCAGAGAAGGGAGAACTTCTTGTGTTAGACATCAGGGCAGGAGCCCAGGGAGAACAGTAGGGATGTAAAGAAAACATGTTGCATTCCAGGGCTCTGTAGCATGGCTTTATGGCCACTGGATCTGTTTCAGGATGAGACAGCTGTGTGTTCGCATGTCTAAACTGGctactttttcttttacctttgaaTGATAATCAGCACAGCAGGAATGGCATGCACAGTACTTGGCATGTGAAGTACTGGAGCGTGAGCTTCTATACTCATGGCATATTGTTGCACTTACATAAATAGACTGGTAGTGAGCAAGAGCAAGGGTGATACGATcaggagtctttctctgtcagctGCAGCTATCAGAACAAATAGTGTTGGACATTGGAAGACCCTGGGCATTTTGTGTGTGAATGAGCAGTTGAGACCTGATGTAGGGGCATGGAAAGTCTAAAGAGTTACAtgttgcctctttctttcttgcctttttttttttttttttcttttttagagaacgggtctccttatgttgcccagactggtcttaaactcctaagctcaagggatcctcctgcctcagcctcccaaagtgctgggattgcaggtgtgagccaccacgctgagcTCCATGTGACCTGTTTCTGCACAGGTGGAGCAGTGGGTTGCACATTTAGAATGCATCACTATCCCTGGGTGTTTGTTGAGCTGGACATCCTGAGCTGCGCCCTTGTTCTGGAATTAGACCCAGGGatctgcttttggtttttttgagacagagtttcactcttgttgcccaggctggagtgcaatggcatgatctcggctcgccataacctctgcttccccggttcaagtgattctcttgcctcagtttcccaagtagctgggattacaggcatgtgctaccatacctggctaattttgaattttcatagagacaggattttgccatgttgtccaggctggtctcgaactcctgacctcaggtgatctacctgcctcggcctcccaaagtgttgggattacaggcgtgaaccaccatgcccggccaggaatctacattttaatcAGGCATCTTAAAGGGTTTCTTAATCGGATGGTAGTTCATGAACCATATTTAAGAAGTccttgaggccaggcgcagtggctcacacctgtaatcccagcacttttggaggctgaggcaggtggatcacttgaggccaggagtttaagaccagcctggtcagtatggcgaaaccctgtttctactaaaaataaaaacattaggctgggtgcggtggctcatgcctataatcctagcactttgggaggccaaggcgggtggatcacctgagtttggcagttcgagaccagcctgaccaacatggagaaaccccgtctctactaaaaatacaaaaatcagctgggtgtggttgcacatacttgtaatcccagctactcaggaggctgaggcaggagaatcgcttgaacccaagaggcagaggttgcagtgagccaagatcgtaccattgcactccagcctgggtaacaagagtgaaactccatctcaaaaaataaatgaataaataaataaataaataaataaaaattagccaggtatggtggcacacacctgtaatcccagctactcaggaggttgaggcacaagaatcgcttgaacctgggaggcagaggttgcagtgagccgagattgcattactgcactccagcctaggcaatagagtgagactatgtctcaaaaaaaaaaaaaaaaaaaaaaaaaaaaaagaaagtccttgAGCTTCAAGTCAGTgacaagtaaaaaaagaaaagaaaaaaaaaaaaaagtcctggtcTGAGCAGGGATATGCATACTAAATTTCTGCGtcccattttttgtgtgtgtgttttttttttgttttttttttttttttgtgggatggagtttcactctcatcacccaggctggagtgctatggtgcgatctcggctcactgcaacctccacctcccagttcaagcaatcctcctgtcttagtctcctgagtagctgggattgcaggcacctgccaccacccctagctaatttttgtattttttgtagagatggtgtttcaccatgttggccagactagtgtcgaactcctgacctcaagtgatctgccccttggcctcccaaagtgctgggattattggcatgagccaccatgcccagcctaggtttttgttttttgtgtctttttgagacagggtttcgctctgttgctcaggctggagtgcagcagcatgatcatggctcactgcagccttgacctgctgggcacacgtgatcctcctacctcagcctcctgagttgctgagactacaggtgcaaactgccacacttggctaattttttttaattttttttttgtagagacgagatcttgccatgttgcccaggctggtctcaaactcctgggctcaaacgatccacctgcctcagccttccaagtagctgggactccaggcatgtgccaccatgcctggctagtttttcttttaatgtgacaattaaatggaaatatacaTCTGAAAACAGATGGGGGATTGTGGGTTGGGAGCACCCAGGGGAATGAAGACAGGCCTGTACATTGGGTGATCAGATACACTTCTGCCATGTTTGGAAGGTGTCTTGTGCCCTCTTGCAAGCTGGCATCTAGTCTGATGGGCACAGTAACTCACTGTTTGTCATGTTTAGGGTGTCAACCTGACTGTGGCGCGGGAGCGTGGGCAGCTTGTGTTCCTCGAGGGACTGAAGTCCGCAGTGGACGTCTTTTTCCAGACTCAAGAGGAGCCACATCCCCTGCAGTTTCTCAGGTCAGTCAGCCTGCAGCCCAGCCCGGAAGCACACACGTGGCAGGTGGGCCCAGACAGGATTCCTGGTTGCTGTGTGATTCCTTCTTATTGTGCAGGAAGACGGAACTGGCTTCAGGGGACAGACACTTCATCTGGTGTTGCAGCATTATCAAATGCTGGCTCTTATCCTGGGGCTGAGGGTGGACATTTGTCCCCAAAGCTATAGAGAGGATCATTTGCTGGAAGGATGGCAGAACAATATGCTTTGCTGTGTTTTCCAGCCCTGGCTTAGAGCCCTAGTATACACCTGAGCTCTGCGACAGCGGAAACTCTGCAACGGCAAACTATGGGCTATGAGTcagctgcctgtttttataaataaatgtgttttgtttcatatttttaaaattgtcttttttaatattctttttttaaatttattttttgtgaataaaattttactggaatACAGCCACGTTCATTTGTTTGCATGTTGTCCCTGGCTGTTTTTGCATTACAGCAACAAATAGAGTTGAGTAGTCAGGACAGAGACCATATGACCTgcaagtctaaaatatttactcttcagacatttaagaaaaagtttttccCCTGGTTTGGTATTCAGCGTCACAGGCCTGAGATTGATTttcctgcttttccttctttctgaacaTTGGCCTCAAACATAGCTCTGTGAAGACTCCCTGCTTGGCTGCTGTTCTTCCTCCACTACAAAGCGGTCCACACATTAACTTCCCCCGACCACCTTatctctcagacacacacacccttatGTGGTGGCTGTGAGACCATGTTTCCTGACCCTGTGTGTGACCTCACATACACCCCTTAGCATCTCTGACTTGGGGTTTCCTCATTTGAAGGCAGGGGCTGGTTACACCTCATCCCAAGATATGGGGAGATGTCCTCATTGTTAGTGAAAATAACGCAATGCCAGGGGCTCATCCCCGGAGCTTATGGCAGTAGGCCAGTTGCCCTGGGCCCTGTGCTCTGTTCCTCCACTCATTGCTGAGAAATGATGGCTGGGGGTAGTCACTAGAGAAGGCAGAGATAGTCTGGCTTGTGTCAGAAACAGGTCAAATCTGTTACGTATACAGAAGCCCTTAGGCCACTGCCACTGACCATCAGGGCATCTGAGTTGCTGTTTAActtcttatttcattatttttttgagacagggtcttgctctgttgtccaggctggagtgcagtggtacacacacggctcactgcaaactcgacctcctgggctcaagcactcctctcatctcagcctccaagtagctgggactacaggggtgtaccaccatgcctggttaattaaaaaaaaattttttttgtagaaatatggtcccactctgttgcctaggctattcttgaactcctgggctcaaatgattctcccccactggccccccaaagtgctgagattataggtgcgagctactgtgcctggcctgtttaacTTTTTCTAGTTGTGTATGACCTCCTGGGAAGGCTTCTGCCTGCCCAATACAGTTATCTTCCAGATGCCTTAAGCTGTTGGGTTGAGAGGCTGTATggtgtctctcttttttcttttcttttttttgagatagagtctcgttctgttgccgaggttgaagtgcaatgggatgatctcagtcttggctcactgcaacttcgcctcccaggttcaagcaattctcctgcctcagcctcccgagtggctgagattacaggtgtgcgccaccatacctggctaatttttgtatttttagtagagacagggtttcaccattgttggccaggctgatcttgaactcctcaccttgagtgatccacctgcctcagcctcacaaagtgctgggattacaggtgtgaaccaccgcacccgacTATGTATGGTGtctcttaagggccctaggagcTGTTTATTTTTGTGTCCCCCAGTTTCTAACACAGTGCTTTATACCTAGCAGGCCTCaggaaatatttgaattattccTGTACACCTGCATGCCTTTTCTTTCTAACCAGATCATGAACTCTTTGTTGCCAAGAATTGTGATAAAGTTCTTTGTCCCCCTTAGCCCTCTCCTGTGGTGCTACTTGGTTCTTGATAAACATCTGTAGAGAGAGTGAAGTCTGATAACTTTTGTCCTGTCTCTCCAGGGAGGCTAATGCTGGGAACTTGAAACCATTGTTTGAGTTTGTACGGGAGGCCCTGAAGCCAGTAGACGGTGGAGAGGCTCGGTGGACGTACCCGGTGCTGCTGGTGGACGACCTCAGTGTACTCCTGAGCCTGGGCGTGGGGGCGGTGGCTGTGCTAGACTTCATTCACTACTGCAGAGCTACCGTGTGCTGGGAACTAAAGGTACTCATGGAACTGCCTTCTGTGCGCCCACCTGTGACCTCCAAGAACTCAGACAGGTCCAGACCTCGCTTGCTGTGATCTTTTTATTTGCTTGGGGTTTTGGCTTTACTCTGGTAGCACCAGAAAGCTTTTGCTCCAGCCACCTGCTTTCCCTTACCTGCCGTTGCTGAAAAGTAAAGCCCCCCAAAATAAAGCGATGATCAACATTGCGTTCAGTGGGGCTGGTCACGTGTGGCACTGCTGCAGTCCCAGGTCTGCCAGATATAGCCTGTGTGTCCTGGGGCAAGTTATTATCATCCCTGAGTGTATTTTATAGATCAGCTAAGATAATGAGTATAAGCTACTTTGAAAATTGTAAAGGGCAATACAAGTATAGGATATACAATGTTACCTTGATTACCAAGTTATGAGGGACAAACAGGgatttctgagtttttgtttttgtttttgttttcttttggttagtcaagtgaagcagtgggagcagagaaggaacaaagaaatctgtaactggttgtgatcagTTAGGTGTAAATACTGCTGTACTTAATAGCCATAATAGAGTTTTTAACAATAACAATAGGCCAGTCAGTAAAATAGGAATGGCTGTGGTGCCTACCTCGCAGGTACCTGACTACAAGAGTAAAGTGAGATGAAGCTTGTAACATGTCAGCACGGTGTCTGGCCCACAGTAGCACTTGCCATTGTGTAATGGTGTAGCTGGCAGGAACGTGTGGACAGTGGTATGGTGTGGTCAGACTGAGCGTAGAGAGCAATGGGAGAGATAAGCTAACTgagttagccaggtgtgtgggTATCCAGCAGTGTGTGTTGAACACCTGTGTGCAAAGTCCTGCCTGGAAGCTCTGTTCAGGGAACTtgtgaggccatcctggctacaGCTACAGAGCCAGGAACCAGGGTAATGCAGAAagaatgggaggaggaggaactgTTAGGGGTGTGGAAGGCACAGTCAGGATTAGGGGTTGAGAGTAAGTAGCCAAAGTCACCTTCTGCAGTCCAGCTGGGTCTGTGACCTGCTACCGCCCTCTTTTTGTAAGAATACTTCTtttagttgaaaaaataaaacttgggcattgttttacaaagaaaaagaaggaagaaaagtgctcttgcctctctccctccctccaacgtgcatccttctttttttttttttttttttttgagatggagttgctctgtctcccgggctggagtgcagtggtgagatctcggctcactgcaagctccgcctcctgggttcatgcattctcctgcctcaggctcccgagtagctgggactacaggtgcccaccaccgcgcccagctaattttttttgtgtgtatttttagtagagacggggtttcaccgtggtctctatctcctgacctcatgatctgcccgccttggcctctcagagtgctaggattacgggtgtgagccaccacgaccagctcaACGTGCATCCTTCTAGCCAGTCTGTACAATTATGCACAtacttggtttttttcttttttttttttttttttttttgagacggagtctcactctgtcgcccaggctggagtgcagtggccggatctcagctcactgcaagctccgcctcccgggttcacgctattctcctgcctcagcctccagagtcgctgggactacaggcgcccgcctcctcgcccggctagttttttgtattttttagtagagatggggtttcaccgtgttagccaggatggtcttgatctcctgacctcgtgatccacccgtctcggcctcccaaagtgctgggattacaggcttgagccaccgcacccggcctcttttttctatatttttactttttatagagacttggtttcactatgttgcccaggctgatcttgaactcctgggctcgggtgattctcctgccttggctctcAAAGTATATGCACATATTTGTCTCCCTGCATTTTTCTTCACATTACTGGTAACGTGCCATCCACACTGTTCGctacttctttttttcatttagtaatacACAATGTATTTTGTTGTCCATTGTCCAATAACACATGGAtctgcttcattcttttcctttgtttctagCCTTGATTGATAATTTAATGGCTGTGTAGGTGTCAGTCCCTCGTTTCTGCTGCTCACAGGCCCCCTGCTCTGGGATGAGGCTTTTCTGCTCAAAAGCATGTGTGAGAGCCTCCGGCTAGGCACACGTTTACCCACCAGTGTGTATGAAGCAGCACCTTCCCCTCGAACTTGGCCGACCAGGACTCAGAAGCTGCAGGCACAACGGTTGAGGGTCACATCCTCCACCTTCACATGCTCTGCCTCCAGGTCCCACTGCAGTTTCTCCCGGAGTTATTCTGCACTGAGTTCCGTGGCAGCAGTCCAGCTGGGGCCGCAGCCCAGCAGGGACAGAACCCCAGCTCAGACCCTGGCCTGGCCACGCTGCTTTGTACCCCTACAGGagccatttattctttttcttttttaaactattcttttcttttttttgagatggagtttcactcttgttgcccaggctagagtgcagtggtgcaacctcagtgaccttggctcatgcaacctccatctcccaggttcaagcaattctcctgcctcagcctcccaagtagctgggattacaggtgcccaccaccacacccggctaaattttttttttttttttttgagatggagtcttgctcttttgtccaggctggagtgcaatggtgtgatctcagctcactgcaacctcttcctcccgggttcaagcaattctcctgcctcagcctcctgagtagctgggattacaggcacatgccaccatgcccagctaaattttgtgttttctttagtagagacagggtttcaccatgttggccaagccggttttgaactcctgaccttgtgatctgcccgcctcagcctccaaagtgctgggattacaggcatgagccactatgcctggctggctaatttttaaaatatttttagtagagatgggatttcaccatgttggccaggctggtcttgaactcctgacctcaggtgatccacccaccttggcctctcaaagagctgggattacaggtgtgagccaccacgcccggccttttattACTATTCTTTacaaatagagacagggtctcactatgttgcccaggctggtattgaactccctggctcaatgatcctcctgcctcggcctcccaaagtgttcggattacaggcgtgcaccactgtgcccagccagctttattctttttaacaacTGGACAGTATTCCTTTGAAAGGACTTATTATTCAAGCTGTCACTTTTTGGCAGGGTTGACCAAAAAGTCATTTCGGCTTGGCTAACTCCTACTTGCCCTCTGAGATGCAGTTCACGTGTGCTCACCTCCTGACCTGCTCCTCCAGGTTAGAGCAGATGCCTCTTCGTTGTGCTCCCCATACACCTCATGCTTCCCTCTCCCTTGCTCTTATCATCCTGTATTGTCAGCATCTATCTGCTCCTGGGCCCATATCTCTCACTTGTTATTTCTACTGTGGGATCTGGTACACTGTAAGTATTCAGGAACTGTAGATTGAATGAATGGGTGCCTGGCAGGATGgtgacacttttatttttttttctattttttattttattttattttattttgtttttgtttttttttttgagacggagtctcgctgtgtcgaccagggtggagtgcagtggccggatctcagctcactgcaagctccgcctcccgggttcccgccattctcctgcctcagcctcccgagtagctgggactacaggcgcccgccacctcgcccggctaatttttttttttattttttagtagagacggggtttcaccgtgttagccaggatggtctcgatctcctgacctcgtgatccgcccgtctcggcctcccaaagtgctgggattacaggcttgagccaccgcgcccggccggacaCTTTTAATAACATTCAGGAATTCAGGAGAGTGAGCTAATTTTGAAGACTGTTGGTTTAGATGAAGTGAGCTGAAAATATGGGTTGGCTCATTATGGGTGAGATTGTCCAGTAGATGACTGGAATCAGGGTCTGGGAGCACAGGTAGGGGCTGGCTGTAGCAGCAGCAGGGAGGGTGATCTGTGAGAGGATGTGCAGGGGAGTGGAGGCAATGAGAGGCTGGCACTCCCTGACTCTGGGTGTCCCTTCCGGTAAGGAGCAGGCTTCCATCTTGTATCTGATGCAGGGAAACATGGTTATCCTTGTGCACGACAGTGGAGATGTGGAGGATGAGGAGAATGACATCTTGCTGAATGGCGTCAGTCACCAGAGCCACCTGATCCTGCGGGCTGAGGGCCTGGCCACTGGCTTCTGCAGGGATGTGCATGGGCAGGTATGCAGGGGCCTACTGGGCAATGGGCTGCTTGCCCGTGTACCTATGATTCTTGACTGCATAGGGGAGAGTCAGGCCTGAGGGACTGTCTGGTTGGGACATGACTTCAGGTGGAAGGGAAACACTGGAAATTGTGAGACTTCAGGTAATAGACCTGCTCCAGATGGCACTTAGCCTCATGGACCAACACACATATTCCATGGGGATCCCATTTGTGACCAAAGTggagcactctttttttttttttttttttttgagatggagtctggctctgtcgcccgggctggagtgcagtggccggatctcagctcactgcaagctccgcctcccgggtttacgccattctcctgcctcagcctcccgagtagctgggactacaggcgcccgccaccttgcccggctagttttttgtattttttagtagagacggggtttcaccgtgttagccaggatggtctcgatcttctgacctcgtgatccgcccgtctcggcctcccaaagtgctaggattacaggcttgagccaccgcgcccggcccaaagtgGAGCACTCTTAAAGAGGAGACAGCTGTCTACAGTGGAATGCAGGGGCATGCCGTCAAGTAACAGCAAAATTTCTCTGCAGTACTGCAGCAGGCGTTGTCTATTCAGGTCAacactgttccttttttttttttagacaaagagtcttgctctgttgcctaggctggagtgcagtggcgcgatcttggctcactgcaacctctacctcctgggttcaagcagttctctgcctcagccttccaagcacctgggattacaggcgatccactgccatgcctggctaattttttttatatttttagtagagacggggtttcatcttgttggccaggctggtcttgaactcctgaccttgtgatccacccccgtttgcctcccaaagtgttgggataacaggagtgagctaccgtgcccagcctgttccttttaaaataataactcgGGGCCATGCatagtggctaacgcctgtaatcccaacactttgggaggccaaggcaggccagtcacttgaggtcaggagttcgagaccagcctggccaacatggtgaaactccacctctaatagaaatagaaaagttagccaggcatggtggtgcgggcctgtagtcccagctactcaggagactgaggcaggagaatcgcttgaacccaggaggcagaggttgcagtgagccaagatcgcaccactgcactctagcctgggcgacagaaactctgtctcaaaaaaagaaaaaagagaaacaacctGGGGAGGCCATACCCATGGACCAGGGTTGCTGCCCCAACTGCTGCCTCTTACTAGAACAATTGGAGTACTTGGGCAGAAACTGAGAGTCCTTCTCTGGGAGGGAAGCTGGATTCTACCCCTCTAAATGGGCTGCCGTGTGGCTCTCTGCCTTCTCAAACTTCTCTTCTGGAACCACTCCCAAGCCTCCACCACAGCTTCCTGGTTAACTTCCTGTTGAGCACTCCTGACCCAGTAAGAGTGGCTAGGAGTCTTGGCCCAGAGTCCTTCAGAGGCAAGGCTGGTAGGTCACACAGAGGACCAAGCCCAGCAGTGCTATGTCTGTAGTGCTGCAGCAGGGCCTGAGGAGAAGGTGCTGCTGGGCAGCTGTGGCCTGTCTTCAGCCAGAGCCCCAGAGCATTGTAGTCAGCGGAAACACCATCAAAACAGGTATCTAGCCTTCCTGGGCCTCTGTATTGAATGTGCAAATTCTAATGGGATTTTCAAAATTAGTCTAGCCCACAAGTACAAAACCATGcttagaaaaaagaacaaagggaccgggcgcggtggctcacgcctgtaatcccagcactttgggaggccgaggtgggtggatcacctgaggtcagagttccagaccagcctggccaacatagtgaaaccccgcctctactaaaaatacaaaaattagctggacatggtaatgcgtacctgtaatccagctacttgggaggctgaggcaggagaatcgcttgaacccaggaggcggaggttgcaatgagccaagattgcgccactgcactccagcctgggcaacagagtaagactctgcttaaaataaaataaaataaaataaaaatactttaatggTCTTCCTTTGAAagactttttccttccttctcctttttgtttctctttcacattttttgtatTGAGCCAATATGACTACTGTAATGGAGGGGAACCCTTTATTTGTAGTTAGCTGGTGATAGGCTTTATTTTACAAGTTGGCCCCATTACCAGATGGCACGTCTGACTGTCATCTCGTAGAGGCCTCAGCTGAAGGTCACAGAGAAGCTAGGGTGGGGTTCCCAGTGGAGCAGCTTCCTGGGGTGGTTGCTCctctttcattcttctctgtctctgtagCTGAGAATCCTGTGGAGGAGACCATCGCAGCCCACAGCCCAGCGGGATCAGAGCCTCACTTACCAGTATAAGATACAGGACAAAAGCGTGTCCTTTTTTGCCAAAGGAATGTCTCCTGCTGTTCTGTGACCTGATTTGGGAGCAGCTGAAGCTACGTAGGACTGTTTTTGGATGTGGAAGATAGAGCAACCTTGCAGGAATGGGTCTTTCTCCTCTGTAGTAGTATTTCAGGCTGGACCGCTGACTCCACTGTGACCAAGGAGAATTGAGTGCTGCAGTGATGACATGCCTTGGCTGTCCTGGGCCCTGTTCAGAAAACACGACAAGGTACCACGATCCTGCCTCTGCTGAGAGAGAGGCTGGATGCTAGACCCAAGTGAAAGGGGTCCCTTGGAGCCTTTGTTTAAATATGCCTTAGTCCCAGCTGCCCATTTTTGGTTGACATGCCTTTCAGAGCCAGAGAGGGTATAAATGTGCCAGCCAGGAGATGGCACCAGATGGCAGGTGTGCAAGGTGACAACTAGGATAATCATGGCTAGAATAAAGTAAGTTTCCACACTGGGGCTTCCTGTGGGTTGTCTTGTTCAATTTCCATCCTGGAAAGGTACTTCCCCTTTCCCTATGAGTCCAGCGAGGAAACAGACCTAGAGAGGTTTGGAAGCACACAGGCTGCACAGCAGGCTGTAAGTAACTGCGCCTCACTCCAAAGTCCACACTTGCTGACTGATAGTCACGCAACCCAGAGGCCGGCTCCCCACCCAAAGGTGGGGACCTTTCACTTCTCCAGTTTCTGTGGTGCCTTGCCTTTGTGCCAACAAATCCTAGCCATTAAGGGCCTGACACCAGGGCCTTGGCCACATGAGACCCTGTGTAGGCGCAGGTGTGTATGGCCTTGGTGAGAGGGGTAAGGGATGTTCTTGCTGCCAGGCAGATCGGGCCTTGGCGAGGAGCTGGTGCCTCCCTCACCTGTGAAGACTGCGGGAAGTGAGCTCTTGCCTCTGCATCCTTTAGGTGACAACTAGTCCCACTCAGCCCCTCAGTTGAGGTCACCTCAGAGTAGACACCAGGTGTATTCTAGTAAAATGGGTGttttttttggtatataaattatactacaatgaattttatcttaaagaaaatgaaaaaataatactatttttgcTATATATTAAGGAACTTACAt contains the following coding sequences:
- the ELP6 gene encoding elongator complex protein 6 isoform X2, with the translated sequence MPRQMGVSLYTTFSPSTSKGVNLTVARERGQLVFLEGLKSAVDVFFQTQEEPHPLQFLREANAGNLKPLFEFVREALKPVDGGEARWTYPVLLVDDLSVLLSLGVGAVAVLDFIHYCRATVCWELKGNMVILVHDSGDVEDEENDILLNGVSHQSHLILRAEGLATGFCRDVHGQLRILWRRPSQPTAQRDQSLTYQYKIQDKSVSFFAKGMSPAVL
- the ELP6 gene encoding elongator complex protein 6 isoform X1; this translates as MFVELNNLLNTTPDRAEQGKLTLLCDAKTDGSFLVHHFLSFYLKANCKVCFVALFQSFSHYNIVGQKLGVNLTVARERGQLVFLEGLKSAVDVFFQTQEEPHPLQFLREANAGNLKPLFEFVREALKPVDGGEARWTYPVLLVDDLSVLLSLGVGAVAVLDFIHYCRATVCWELKGNMVILVHDSGDVEDEENDILLNGVSHQSHLILRAEGLATGFCRDVHGQLRILWRRPSQPTAQRDQSLTYQYKIQDKSVSFFAKGMSPAVL
- the ELP6 gene encoding elongator complex protein 6 isoform X3; this encodes MFVELNNLLNTTPDRAEQGVNLTVARERGQLVFLEGLKSAVDVFFQTQEEPHPLQFLREANAGNLKPLFEFVREALKPVDGGEARWTYPVLLVDDLSVLLSLGVGAVAVLDFIHYCRATVCWELKGNMVILVHDSGDVEDEENDILLNGVSHQSHLILRAEGLATGFCRDVHGQLRILWRRPSQPTAQRDQSLTYQYKIQDKSVSFFAKGMSPAVL